The following coding sequences lie in one Primulina huaijiensis isolate GDHJ02 chromosome 2, ASM1229523v2, whole genome shotgun sequence genomic window:
- the LOC140959797 gene encoding cytochrome P450 84A1-like: protein MYLHTNTTMENFIPFNPNLSLALPILLLLFITIWLRNSARRNPFPPGPKGLPLIGNLLMMKDLTHRRLAELAEVYGGLCHLRMGQLHMVAVSTPEIARQVLQTQDNLFSNRPATVAISYLTYNRADMAFAHYGPFWRQMRKICVTKVFSRKRAESWASVREEIDSFLKNVDARIGSSVNIGEMVLGLTRDITYRAAFGSISEEGQEEFLRIMQEFSKLFGEFNVLDFMPWLGWITYQGADLHKRLDRARGSLDVFIDKIIDDHLDKKTNRKSNEVCDGFEDDMVDELMEFCDENGGKSDLGSAISITRDNIKALIMDVMFGGTETVASAIEWAMAELMKSWEDLNKLQQELANVVGLDRKVHESDLDKLTYLKCVAKETLRLHPPIPLLLHETTVDTVVDGFRIPARARVMINSWAIGRDKNAWDDPSTFKPSRFLDVGAPDFKGSNFEFIPFGSGRRSCPGMQLGLYALELTLANLCHCFNWTLPDGMKPSELDMNDVFGLTAPRAVQLVAIPTRRLTRLI, encoded by the exons ATGTATTTGCACACAAACACAACAATGGAGAATTTTATCCCATTCAACCCAAACTTATCCTTAGCCTTGCCAATATTACTTCTCCTTTTCATCACTATCTGGTTGAGAAATTCTGCAAGAAGAAACCCTTTTCCACCAGGGCCAAAGGGTTTACCATTGATAGGCAACTTGCTCATGATGAAAGATTTAACCCACCGCAGACTGGCGGAGCTGGCGGAGGTCTACGGCGGATTGTGCCACTTGAGAATGGGGCAGCTTCACATGGTGGCGGTGTCCACGCCGGAAATCGCAAGGCAAGTCTTACAAACACAAGACAACTTGTTCTCTAATCGTCCTGCCACGGTTGCAATAAGTTACTTGACCTACAATAGAGCGGACATGGCTTTTGCACACTATGGACCCTTTTGGAGGCAGATGAGAAAGATTTGTGTCACTAAGGTTTTCAGTCGAAAAAGGGCCGAATCGTGGGCGTCTGTTCGCGAAGAGATCGACTCTTTTTTGAAGAATGTCGATGCTAGGATAGGTTCATCTGTCAATATTGGTGAGATGGTGCTTGGGTTGACTAGGGATATCACTTATAGGGCTGCGTTCGGATCCATATCAGAAGAAGGGCAAGAGGAATTCTTGAGGATCATGCAAGAATTTTCCAAGCTTTTCGGGGAATTTAATGTTCTCGATTTCATGCCTTGGTTGGGTTGGATTACTTACCAAGGGGCAGATTTACACAAGAGGCTTGATAGAGCTCGAGGATCGTTGGATGTATTTATCGATAAGATCATAGATGATCATCTAGATAAGAAGACAAATAGAAAAAGTAATGAAGTTTGTGATGgttttgaggatgatatggttGATGAGTTAATGGAGTTTTGTGATGAAAATGGAGGAAAAAGTGATTTAGGGTCGGCTATAAGTATTACTAGAGACAACATCAAAGCCCTGATCATG GATGTCATGTTTGGAGGGACCGAAACCGTGGCATCGGCCATAGAATGGGCCATGGCAGAGCTAATGAAGAGCTGGGAGGACCTAAACAAGCTACAACAAGAACTAGCTAATGTAGTGGGATTAGACCGAAAAGTCCACGAGTCCGACCTCGACAAGCTCACGTACCTCAAATGCGTCGCCAAAGAAACCCTCCGTCTCCACCCTCCGATCCCGCTCCTCCTCCATGAAACAACCGTCGACACCGTGGTTGATGGGTTCAGGATCCCGGCTAGGGCACGCGTGATGATCAACTCGTGGGCCATTGGCCGGGACAAAAATGCATGGGATGATCCCAGCACATTCAAGCCCTCAAGGTTCCTAGACGTTGGTGCACCGGATTTTAAAGGAAGTAACTTTGAGTTTATACCATTCGGGTCGGGTCGAAGGTCGTGCCCTGGTATGCAGTTAGGGCTCTATGCATTGGAGTTGACCTTGGCTAACCTTTGCCATTGCTTCAATTGGACTTTACCGGATGGCATGAAGCCTAGTGAGCTTGATATGAATGATGTGTTTGGACTCACCGCACCTAGGGCAGTCCAACTTGTGGCTATCCCGACTCGTCGTCTCACTCGACTAATATAG